From a region of the Constantimarinum furrinae genome:
- a CDS encoding SOS response-associated peptidase, which produces MCYDIKASLEAQLNRARRNNDLQAIEEITEKLVPLTDLPIFHASGFSHPEMLIYTGRSPDFPEVATWGLVPSWVKDREHLKKIWNNTLNARGETIFEKPSFRSSAKNIRCIVYVDGFYEHHHFNGNTYPFFVYRKDGNPMALAGLWSEWQDEETGGVLVSFSIVTTTGNSLLAKIHNNPKLKGPRMPFILLEAEEDVWLHGTEGEHDIAFLQELIREFPENELRAHTVTRLRGKEYLGNVEGISEPFEYAELPEL; this is translated from the coding sequence ATGTGTTACGACATAAAAGCAAGTTTGGAAGCTCAGTTAAACCGGGCACGAAGAAATAACGATCTACAGGCCATTGAGGAGATCACCGAAAAGCTCGTTCCCTTAACCGATCTTCCTATTTTTCATGCTTCGGGTTTTAGTCACCCCGAAATGCTTATTTATACAGGCAGATCTCCCGATTTCCCCGAAGTAGCCACCTGGGGGCTGGTTCCTTCCTGGGTAAAAGATAGAGAGCATCTGAAAAAAATATGGAACAATACCCTGAACGCCCGAGGGGAAACCATCTTCGAAAAACCGTCCTTTCGCAGCTCTGCAAAAAATATACGCTGTATTGTGTATGTAGACGGGTTCTATGAACACCATCATTTTAACGGGAATACCTATCCTTTCTTTGTGTATCGGAAAGATGGTAACCCAATGGCCTTGGCAGGATTATGGAGCGAATGGCAGGACGAAGAAACCGGAGGTGTTCTGGTTTCGTTTTCCATCGTTACCACTACCGGCAATTCCTTGCTGGCAAAAATTCACAATAACCCTAAGTTGAAGGGCCCCAGAATGCCTTTTATTCTTTTGGAAGCGGAGGAAGACGTCTGGTTACATGGCACGGAAGGTGAACACGATATAGCGTTTCTTCAGGAACTGATTCGTGAATTTCCGGAAAATGAGCTTAGAGCGCATACCGTGACCCGCCTAAGAGGTAAAGAATACCTTGGAAATGTGGAAGGAATAAGTGAACCTTTTGAATATGCAGAGTTGCCCGAATTATAG